One genomic window of Streptomyces sp. NBC_01276 includes the following:
- a CDS encoding nitrilase-related carbon-nitrogen hydrolase: MAQVVRAALVQATWTGDTESMIAKHEEHARRAAAQGAKVIGFQEVFNAPYFCQVQEPEHYRWAEPVPDGPTVRRMQALARETGMVIVVPVFELEAEGFYYNTAAVIDADGSYLGKYRKHHIPQVKGFWEKYYFRPGNLGWPVFDTAVGKVGVYICYDRHFPEGWRALGLAGAQLVYNPSATSRGLSAYLWQLEQPASAVANEYFVAAINRVGQEEYGDNDFYGTSYFVDPRGQFVGEVASDKEEELLVRDLDFDLIKEVRDQWAFYRDRRPDAYGGLVQP; encoded by the coding sequence ATGGCCCAAGTCGTCCGCGCCGCACTCGTCCAGGCCACCTGGACCGGAGACACCGAGTCGATGATCGCCAAACACGAGGAGCACGCCCGCCGGGCGGCCGCCCAGGGGGCGAAGGTCATCGGCTTCCAGGAGGTGTTCAACGCCCCCTACTTCTGCCAGGTGCAGGAGCCCGAGCACTACCGCTGGGCCGAGCCCGTCCCCGACGGCCCCACCGTACGGCGGATGCAGGCACTCGCCCGCGAGACCGGCATGGTGATCGTCGTCCCGGTCTTCGAGCTGGAGGCCGAGGGGTTCTACTACAACACCGCCGCCGTCATCGACGCCGACGGCAGCTACCTCGGCAAGTACCGCAAGCACCACATCCCGCAGGTCAAGGGCTTCTGGGAGAAGTACTACTTCCGCCCGGGAAACCTCGGCTGGCCCGTCTTCGACACGGCCGTCGGCAAGGTCGGCGTGTACATCTGCTACGACCGCCACTTCCCCGAGGGCTGGCGCGCGCTGGGCCTGGCCGGGGCCCAGCTGGTCTACAACCCGTCCGCCACCTCCCGGGGCCTGTCCGCGTACCTGTGGCAGCTGGAGCAGCCCGCCTCCGCCGTCGCCAACGAGTACTTCGTCGCCGCCATCAACCGCGTCGGACAGGAGGAGTACGGCGACAACGACTTCTACGGCACCAGCTACTTCGTCGACCCGCGCGGCCAGTTCGTCGGCGAGGTCGCCAGCGACAAGGAGGAGGAACTCCTCGTCCGGGACCTCGACTTCGACCTGATCAAGGAGGTCCGCGACCAGTGGGCCTTCTACCGCGACCGCCGCCCCGACGCCTACGGAGGGCTCGTACAGCCGTGA
- the map gene encoding type I methionyl aminopeptidase has product MVELKTNEAIDEMRAAGRVVAHALAAVQEAARVGVSLRELDAVARTVLRGAGASSPFLGYRPRFAPVPFPAVVCASVNDAIVHGIPDDYRLRDGDLVSVDCGAELGGWVGDAAVSFTVGRPRPADLRLIETAEAALAAGIAAAVPGNRIGDIAHAVGTVCRTAGYGIPDGFGGHGVGRTMHEDPGVPNEGPPGRGMKLRPGMVLAIEPMLIAGGTDDYACDADGWTLRTVDGSRAAHAEHTVAVTVDGPRILTAP; this is encoded by the coding sequence ATGGTGGAACTGAAGACGAACGAAGCGATCGACGAGATGCGCGCCGCGGGCCGGGTGGTCGCGCACGCCCTGGCCGCCGTCCAGGAGGCCGCGAGGGTCGGGGTCTCCCTGCGGGAACTGGACGCAGTGGCCCGGACGGTCCTGCGCGGGGCCGGGGCCTCCTCCCCCTTCCTGGGCTACCGGCCGCGGTTCGCGCCCGTGCCCTTCCCGGCGGTGGTGTGCGCCTCGGTCAACGACGCGATCGTGCACGGCATCCCCGACGACTACCGGCTGCGCGACGGCGACCTGGTCAGCGTCGACTGCGGGGCGGAGCTCGGCGGCTGGGTCGGGGACGCCGCCGTCAGCTTCACCGTCGGCCGGCCCCGCCCCGCCGACCTGCGCCTGATCGAGACCGCCGAGGCGGCCCTCGCCGCCGGCATCGCCGCGGCCGTGCCCGGCAACCGGATCGGCGACATCGCGCACGCCGTCGGCACCGTCTGCCGCACCGCCGGCTACGGCATCCCGGACGGCTTCGGCGGCCACGGCGTGGGCCGCACCATGCACGAGGACCCCGGCGTCCCCAACGAGGGCCCGCCGGGACGCGGCATGAAGCTGCGCCCCGGCATGGTCCTCGCGATCGAGCCGATGCTGATCGCGGGCGGCACGGACGACTACGCCTGCGACGCCGACGGCTGGACCCTGCGCACCGTCGACGGCAGCCGGGCCGCCCACGCGGAGCACACGGTCGCCGTCACCGTCGACGGCCCGAGGATCCTCACCGCCCCGTAG
- a CDS encoding aspartate aminotransferase family protein: MTNPIPLHSRHAAVLPDWLALYYDRPIELTHGEGRHVWDADGNRYLDFFGGILTTMTAHALPEVTKAVSEQAGRIIHSSTLYLNRPMIELAERICALSGIPDARVFFTTSGTEANDTALLLATTYRRSNQILAMRNSYHGRSFSTVSITGNRGWSPTSLSPLQTYWVHGAVRTRGPFAALSDAGFTAAAVADLEDVLGQARGGVAALIAEPIQGVGGFTSPPDGLYGAFREVLDRHGILWISDEVQTGWGRTGEHFWGWQAHAQNGPPDILTFAKGIGNGMSIGGVVARAEVMNCLDSNSISTFGGSPVTMAAGLANLAYLQEHDLQGNARRVGGLLLERLRAVCAGVPAVREVRGRGLMAGLELTKPGTDRADPQAAAAVLEAARAGGLLLGKGGGHDTSVLRIAPPLSLTVAEAEEGADILEQALRTIQ, translated from the coding sequence GTGACCAACCCCATCCCCCTGCACAGCCGCCACGCCGCCGTCCTGCCCGACTGGCTCGCGCTCTACTACGACCGCCCCATCGAGCTCACCCACGGCGAGGGCCGCCACGTCTGGGACGCCGACGGCAACCGCTACCTCGACTTCTTCGGCGGCATCCTCACCACGATGACCGCCCACGCCCTGCCCGAGGTCACCAAGGCCGTCTCCGAACAGGCCGGCCGGATCATCCACTCCTCCACCCTGTACCTCAACCGGCCGATGATCGAGCTGGCGGAACGGATCTGCGCGCTGTCCGGGATCCCCGACGCCCGGGTCTTCTTCACCACCTCCGGCACCGAGGCCAACGACACCGCCCTGCTGCTCGCGACGACGTACCGCCGCTCCAACCAGATCCTGGCGATGCGCAACAGCTACCACGGCCGCTCCTTCTCCACCGTCTCGATCACCGGCAACCGGGGCTGGTCCCCGACCAGCCTCTCGCCGCTCCAGACGTACTGGGTGCACGGTGCCGTCCGCACCCGCGGCCCCTTCGCCGCCCTGTCCGACGCCGGGTTCACCGCCGCGGCCGTCGCCGACCTGGAGGACGTGCTCGGCCAGGCCCGCGGCGGGGTCGCCGCCCTCATCGCCGAACCGATCCAGGGCGTCGGCGGCTTCACCTCCCCGCCCGACGGGCTCTACGGGGCCTTCCGCGAGGTCCTCGACCGGCACGGCATCCTCTGGATCAGCGACGAGGTGCAGACCGGCTGGGGCCGTACCGGCGAACACTTCTGGGGCTGGCAGGCCCACGCCCAGAACGGCCCGCCGGACATCCTCACTTTCGCCAAGGGCATCGGCAACGGCATGTCCATCGGAGGGGTCGTGGCCCGCGCCGAGGTGATGAACTGCCTCGACTCCAACTCCATCTCCACCTTCGGCGGTTCCCCGGTCACCATGGCGGCCGGCCTCGCGAACCTCGCGTACCTGCAGGAACACGACCTCCAGGGCAACGCCCGCCGCGTCGGCGGACTCCTCCTGGAACGGCTGCGCGCCGTCTGCGCCGGCGTGCCGGCGGTACGGGAGGTCCGCGGCCGGGGCCTGATGGCCGGCCTGGAGCTGACGAAGCCGGGGACCGACCGGGCCGACCCGCAGGCGGCCGCCGCCGTCCTGGAGGCCGCCCGCGCCGGCGGCCTGCTCCTCGGCAAGGGCGGTGGCCACGACACCAGCGTGCTGCGCATCGCGCCGCCGCTCTCCCTCACCGTCGCCGAGGCGGAAGAGGGCGCCGACATCCTCGAACAGGCCCTCCGGACCATCCAGTAG
- a CDS encoding helix-turn-helix domain-containing protein has translation MVRTPLTPEERERGERLGALLRKARGERSMVEVAAGAGLSSETLRKIETGRAPTPAFFTVAALAEALGLSLDELVRACVLVPA, from the coding sequence ATGGTCCGTACCCCCCTGACCCCCGAAGAGCGTGAGCGCGGCGAACGTCTGGGCGCGCTGCTGCGCAAGGCCCGCGGCGAGCGCAGCATGGTCGAGGTCGCGGCCGGCGCGGGCCTCTCCTCCGAGACCCTCCGCAAGATCGAGACCGGGCGCGCCCCCACCCCCGCGTTCTTCACGGTGGCCGCGCTGGCCGAGGCCCTCGGTCTCTCCCTGGACGAACTCGTCCGCGCCTGCGTCCTCGTACCCGCCTGA
- a CDS encoding cytochrome P450, with the protein MDRAAAAPDTTSDVPRIADVPGAPDVPGIPDVFDPRLYAAGVPHARYRWLRDHRPVAWQEEPEVGGWPAGPGFWAVTRHADVVRVLRDHTAYSSWTGATQIRDPDPADLPFLRSTMLNQDPPGHGRLRRLVARAFTPARVDAFAGRVRERARTLLAAARDGAEDGAVDVVASVTDEYALLNLTDLLGVPAADRGLLLEWTVRVIGYQDPEDAPAPLLGPDGTPLNPRSPALLGEMFAYARELAAYKRAHPGDDVMTALAQAGLDPAELEMFFFLLTVAGNDTVRSAAPGGLLALARNPDAHRRIADGSAPADRAVEELLRVHPPVLSFRRTAARDTELAGQAIRAGDKVVVFHASANHDERVFADPGRLDPGRSPNPHVSFGDGPHVCLGAHFARLQLRILHEEWRTALPAPELAGEPRRLVSNFINGITRLPLRVSGPPA; encoded by the coding sequence ATGGACCGCGCCGCAGCAGCCCCGGACACCACATCCGACGTTCCCCGGATCGCCGACGTTCCCGGGGCCCCCGACGTCCCCGGGATCCCCGACGTGTTCGATCCGCGCCTGTACGCGGCGGGCGTCCCGCACGCGCGCTACCGGTGGCTGCGCGACCACCGCCCGGTCGCCTGGCAGGAGGAGCCGGAGGTCGGGGGCTGGCCCGCCGGCCCCGGGTTCTGGGCCGTCACCCGGCACGCCGACGTCGTCCGCGTCCTGCGCGACCACACCGCGTACTCCTCCTGGACCGGCGCCACCCAGATCCGCGACCCCGACCCCGCCGACCTGCCCTTCCTGCGCAGCACCATGCTCAACCAGGACCCGCCCGGGCACGGCCGGCTGCGCCGCCTGGTCGCCCGCGCCTTCACCCCCGCCCGGGTCGACGCCTTCGCGGGCCGGGTCCGGGAGCGGGCCCGCACCCTGCTGGCCGCCGCCCGGGACGGCGCCGAGGACGGGGCCGTCGACGTGGTGGCGTCCGTCACCGACGAGTACGCCCTGCTGAACCTGACCGACCTGCTCGGCGTCCCGGCCGCCGACCGGGGCCTGCTGCTGGAGTGGACCGTACGGGTCATCGGCTACCAGGACCCCGAGGACGCCCCCGCGCCGCTCCTCGGCCCGGACGGCACACCGCTGAACCCGCGGTCCCCGGCCCTGCTCGGCGAGATGTTCGCGTACGCCCGCGAACTGGCCGCGTACAAGCGCGCGCACCCGGGCGACGACGTGATGACCGCCCTCGCGCAGGCCGGGCTGGACCCCGCCGAACTGGAGATGTTCTTCTTCCTGCTCACCGTCGCCGGGAACGACACCGTCCGCAGCGCCGCGCCCGGCGGACTCCTCGCCCTCGCCCGCAATCCCGACGCCCACCGCCGGATCGCCGACGGCAGTGCCCCGGCCGACCGGGCCGTGGAGGAGCTCCTGCGCGTCCACCCGCCCGTGCTCAGCTTCCGGCGCACCGCCGCCCGCGACACGGAACTGGCCGGTCAGGCGATCCGCGCCGGGGACAAGGTCGTGGTCTTCCACGCCTCCGCCAACCACGACGAACGCGTCTTCGCCGACCCGGGCCGCCTCGACCCCGGCCGCTCCCCGAACCCTCACGTCTCGTTCGGCGACGGCCCCCACGTCTGCCTCGGCGCCCACTTCGCCCGCCTCCAGCTGCGCATCCTCCACGAGGAGTGGCGCACCGCCCTGCCCGCGCCCGAACTCGCCGGGGAGCCGCGCCGACTGGTGTCCAACTTCATCAACGGGATCACGCGGCTGCCGCTACGGGTGTCCGGGCCGCCCGCGTGA
- the hydA gene encoding dihydropyrimidinase has protein sequence MSTRTLIRGGLVVTAADELHADVLVEDGRVAALAAHGSAAADVWTADRTIDASGKYVIPGGVDAHTHMELPFGGTSASDTFETGTRAAAWGGTTTIVDFAVQSVGRSLREGLDTWYAKADGNCAVDYAFHMILSDVNEHTLKEMDHLVGEGVTSFKLFMAYPGVFYSDDGQILRAMQRASSNGGLIMMHAENGIAIDVLVEQALARGETDPRHHGEVRKVLLEAEATHRAIQLARVAGSPLYVVHVSAEEAVAELAAARDKGLPVFGETCPQYLFLSTDNLAEPDFQGAKYVCSTPLRPREHQAALWRGLRTNDLQVVSTDHCPFCFRGQKELGRGDFSKIPNGLPGVENRMDLLHQAVLDGHISRRRWIEIACATPARMFGLYPQKGTIAPGSDADIVLYDPHAEQVISAETHHMNVDYSAYEGRRITGRVDTVLSRGELVIDRREYTGRAGHGAFVHRSTCQYL, from the coding sequence TTGAGCACGCGCACCCTGATCCGCGGCGGTCTGGTCGTGACCGCCGCCGACGAGCTGCACGCGGACGTCCTCGTCGAGGACGGTCGCGTCGCGGCCCTCGCCGCACACGGTTCCGCCGCGGCGGACGTCTGGACCGCCGACCGCACGATCGACGCGAGCGGGAAGTACGTCATCCCCGGCGGTGTCGACGCGCACACCCACATGGAGCTCCCCTTCGGCGGCACCTCCGCCTCGGACACCTTCGAGACCGGCACCCGGGCCGCCGCCTGGGGCGGCACCACCACCATCGTCGACTTCGCGGTGCAGAGCGTGGGCCGCTCCCTGCGCGAAGGGCTCGACACCTGGTACGCGAAGGCCGACGGCAACTGCGCCGTCGACTACGCCTTCCACATGATCCTCTCCGACGTCAACGAGCACACCCTGAAGGAGATGGACCACCTCGTCGGCGAGGGGGTCACCTCCTTCAAGCTGTTCATGGCCTACCCGGGCGTCTTCTACAGCGACGACGGCCAGATCCTGCGCGCGATGCAGCGGGCGTCTTCCAACGGCGGGCTGATCATGATGCACGCCGAGAACGGCATCGCGATCGACGTCCTCGTCGAACAGGCCCTGGCCCGCGGCGAGACCGACCCCCGCCACCACGGCGAGGTCCGCAAGGTGCTGCTGGAGGCCGAGGCCACCCACCGCGCCATCCAGCTCGCCCGGGTCGCGGGCTCCCCGCTCTATGTCGTCCACGTCTCGGCGGAGGAGGCGGTCGCGGAGCTGGCCGCCGCCCGGGACAAGGGGCTGCCGGTCTTCGGCGAGACCTGCCCGCAGTACCTCTTCCTGTCCACCGACAACCTGGCGGAGCCCGACTTCCAGGGGGCCAAGTACGTCTGCTCCACCCCGCTGCGCCCCCGCGAGCACCAGGCGGCGCTCTGGCGGGGCCTGCGGACCAACGACCTCCAGGTGGTCTCGACCGACCACTGCCCCTTCTGCTTCCGCGGCCAGAAGGAGCTGGGCCGCGGCGACTTCTCCAAGATCCCGAACGGGCTGCCGGGGGTGGAGAACCGCATGGACCTCCTGCACCAGGCCGTCCTGGACGGGCACATCAGCCGCCGCCGCTGGATCGAGATCGCCTGCGCGACCCCGGCCCGGATGTTCGGGCTCTACCCGCAGAAGGGCACCATCGCCCCGGGTTCCGACGCCGACATCGTCCTCTACGATCCGCACGCCGAGCAGGTCATCTCCGCCGAGACCCACCACATGAACGTGGACTACTCGGCGTACGAGGGCAGGCGGATCACCGGACGCGTCGACACGGTCCTCTCCCGCGGCGAACTCGTCATCGACCGCCGCGAGTACACCGGCCGGGCCGGCCACGGGGCCTTCGTCCACCGTTCCACCTGCCAGTACCTCTGA
- a CDS encoding TIGR03842 family LLM class F420-dependent oxidoreductase yields MDFGLVLQTDPPASQVVSLMKRAERNGFRYGWTFDSAVLWQEPFVIYSQILANTQKLHIGPMVTNPGTRTWEVTASTFATLNDMYGNRTVCGIGRGDSAMRVAGRAPNTLARLGEAIDVIRDLAEGREAEVDGKPLRIPWIKDGKLPVWMAAYGPKALALTGQKADGFILQLADPFLTEWMVKAVRQAATEAGRDPASITICVAAPAYVTADGSEAALAHARDQCRWFGGMVGNHVADLVSRYGEHSGMVPDALTEYIKARQGYDYSHHGRAGNPSTDFVPDEIVDRFCLLGPVEAHIEKLRALRDLGVDQFAVYDMHDAREATIDAYGQHIIPVLRD; encoded by the coding sequence ATGGACTTCGGCCTCGTCCTGCAAACCGACCCGCCGGCCTCTCAGGTCGTCAGCCTCATGAAGCGCGCCGAACGCAACGGCTTCCGCTACGGCTGGACCTTCGACTCGGCGGTCCTCTGGCAGGAACCGTTCGTCATCTACAGCCAGATCCTGGCCAACACGCAGAAGCTCCACATCGGCCCGATGGTCACCAACCCGGGAACCAGGACCTGGGAGGTCACCGCCTCCACCTTCGCCACCCTCAACGACATGTACGGCAACCGCACCGTCTGCGGCATCGGCCGCGGGGACTCGGCCATGCGCGTCGCGGGCCGGGCCCCCAACACCCTGGCCCGCCTCGGCGAGGCCATCGACGTCATCCGCGACCTCGCCGAGGGCCGCGAGGCCGAGGTCGACGGCAAGCCGCTCCGCATCCCGTGGATCAAGGACGGCAAGCTCCCCGTCTGGATGGCCGCGTACGGGCCGAAGGCCCTCGCCCTCACCGGTCAGAAGGCCGACGGGTTCATCCTCCAGCTCGCCGACCCGTTCCTCACGGAGTGGATGGTCAAGGCCGTCCGGCAGGCCGCGACGGAGGCGGGGCGCGACCCGGCGTCCATCACCATCTGCGTGGCCGCTCCGGCGTACGTCACGGCCGACGGCTCGGAGGCCGCCCTCGCCCACGCCCGCGACCAGTGCCGCTGGTTCGGCGGGATGGTCGGCAACCACGTCGCCGACCTCGTCTCCCGCTACGGCGAGCACTCGGGCATGGTCCCGGACGCCCTCACCGAGTACATCAAGGCCCGCCAGGGCTACGACTACAGCCACCACGGCCGCGCCGGAAACCCGTCCACGGACTTCGTCCCGGACGAGATCGTCGACCGCTTCTGCCTGCTGGGCCCGGTCGAGGCCCACATCGAGAAGCTCCGCGCCCTGCGCGACCTGGGCGTGGACCAGTTCGCCGTCTACGACATGCACGACGCCCGGGAGGCCACCATCGACGCGTACGGGCAGCACATCATCCCGGTACTACGCGACTGA
- a CDS encoding ATP-binding protein translates to MRKFAPLGLRTRMIAAFLLVAAICAVSTAALTYRQARSAVLTQSQDTAVSTLRDQLEAQALTLPMDRAQLQRVVNEIGKRGKPHPWTVYAEYGTLRASSNVTPTTSGIVTDALRAQVADHPHGAFQRVQDERGEPYLTIAMPAVFAHNGVREPTGAVLYAVMPLLTEQQTVDAMVQAARQGAIPGLAIAVVPALLAARSVLRPVRNLRRAAQSMGRGQLDTRIEVRGADELAGLARTFNETAGALEQSVAELREAEVRARRFAADVSHELRTPLAGMLAVTEVLDEDAERLDPDTAKALRLISAETGKLAVLVEDLMEISRFDARAAELNLDDVDVAEAVRKSLERRHWDGDRVSADLPHEVRARLDPRRFDVVLANLVGNALRHGGAPVRIAVRTESRADGERLLVEVADSGPGIAAEVLPHIFDRFFKADAARTRSAGSGLGLAISLENVRLHGGTLTAANAPDGGAVFTLDMPLEATA, encoded by the coding sequence GTGCGAAAGTTCGCGCCGCTCGGGCTGCGCACCCGCATGATCGCGGCCTTCCTCCTGGTCGCCGCGATCTGCGCGGTCAGCACGGCCGCCCTCACCTACCGTCAGGCCCGCAGCGCCGTCCTCACCCAGAGCCAGGACACCGCCGTCAGCACCCTGCGCGACCAGCTGGAGGCCCAGGCCCTGACCCTGCCGATGGACCGCGCGCAGCTCCAGCGGGTCGTCAACGAGATCGGCAAGCGCGGCAAGCCCCACCCCTGGACCGTCTACGCCGAGTACGGCACCCTGCGCGCCTCCTCCAATGTCACCCCCACCACCTCCGGCATCGTCACCGACGCCCTGCGCGCCCAGGTCGCCGACCATCCGCACGGCGCCTTCCAGCGCGTCCAGGACGAGCGGGGCGAGCCGTACCTGACCATCGCCATGCCCGCCGTCTTCGCCCACAACGGCGTCCGCGAGCCGACCGGAGCCGTCCTCTACGCCGTCATGCCGCTGCTCACCGAGCAGCAGACCGTCGACGCCATGGTCCAGGCCGCCCGGCAGGGCGCCATCCCCGGCCTCGCCATCGCCGTCGTCCCCGCCCTGCTCGCCGCGCGCAGCGTCCTGCGGCCCGTGCGCAACCTGCGGCGGGCCGCACAGAGCATGGGACGCGGGCAGCTGGACACCCGTATCGAGGTCCGCGGGGCCGACGAACTGGCCGGACTGGCCCGCACCTTCAACGAGACCGCCGGAGCCCTGGAACAGTCCGTCGCCGAACTGCGCGAGGCGGAGGTCCGGGCCCGCCGGTTCGCCGCCGACGTCTCCCACGAACTGCGCACCCCGCTCGCCGGGATGCTCGCCGTCACCGAGGTCCTCGACGAGGACGCCGAACGGCTCGACCCCGACACCGCCAAGGCGCTGCGGCTGATCAGCGCCGAGACCGGCAAACTCGCCGTCCTCGTCGAGGACCTGATGGAGATATCCCGCTTCGACGCCCGCGCCGCCGAACTCAACCTCGACGACGTGGACGTCGCCGAGGCCGTGCGCAAGAGCCTCGAACGTCGCCACTGGGACGGCGACCGGGTGAGCGCCGACCTGCCGCACGAGGTCCGCGCCCGGCTCGACCCGCGCCGCTTCGACGTGGTCCTCGCCAACCTCGTCGGCAACGCCCTGCGGCACGGCGGCGCCCCCGTACGGATCGCCGTGCGCACCGAGTCCCGCGCGGACGGGGAACGGCTGCTGGTCGAGGTGGCCGACAGCGGGCCCGGCATCGCCGCCGAGGTGCTCCCGCACATCTTCGACCGGTTCTTCAAGGCCGACGCCGCCCGGACCCGCTCCGCCGGCAGCGGCCTCGGGCTCGCCATCAGCCTGGAGAACGTCCGGCTGCACGGGGGCACCCTGACCGCGGCCAACGCCCCCGACGGGGGAGCCGTGTTCACCCTCGACATGCCCCTGGAGGCCACCGCGTGA
- the ggt gene encoding gamma-glutamyltransferase, translating to MRRPAARQLALVALAGALVSTGAAAPPQDTAAPPKVPVAAGYGGAVASVDADASAAGIAVLRAGGNAVDAAVATAAALGVTEPYSAGIGGGGYFVYYDAASRRVQTIDGRETAPASATATLFQENGVPIPFDQGQTSGRSVGVPGTPATWKSALDAWGTRPLGQLLRPAEKLARDGFTVDATFRAQTELNQDRFKDFPDTRKLFLPGGRLPVVGSTFKNPDLAATYAELARKGTGALYRGPLAQDIVRAVRTPPVDPAATRVVRSGDLTTADLSAYATKRQAPTQVGYRGLDVYSMAPSSSGGTTVGEALNILEGTDLSKLSEAQYLHRYIEASRISFADRGRWVGDPAAEQVPTRELLSQRYADTRACLIRPDRALTSPLAPGDPWHPAPCATTGQVAPTTYEGENTTHLTVADRWGNVVSYTLTIESTGGSAITVPGRGFLLNNELTDFSFAPAAPGVPDPNLPGPGKRPRSSMSPTIVLRDGRPVLAVGSPGGATIITTVLQTLLGRLDRGLPLVDAIAAPRASQRNQTTTELEPGLWNSPVRTELEALGQGFRQNPEIGAATGVERLPDGRWLAAAETTRRGGGSAMVVHPYGKPAGGPTGR from the coding sequence ATGCGCCGTCCCGCAGCACGTCAGTTGGCCCTCGTCGCCCTCGCCGGGGCGCTCGTCTCGACGGGGGCCGCCGCGCCGCCACAGGACACCGCCGCACCGCCCAAGGTCCCGGTGGCCGCCGGCTACGGGGGCGCCGTGGCCAGCGTCGACGCCGACGCCTCCGCCGCCGGGATCGCGGTCCTGCGCGCCGGCGGCAACGCGGTGGACGCCGCCGTCGCCACCGCCGCCGCGCTGGGAGTCACCGAACCCTATTCGGCGGGCATCGGCGGGGGCGGCTACTTCGTCTACTACGACGCCGCCTCCCGCCGGGTGCAGACCATCGACGGCCGCGAGACCGCGCCCGCGAGCGCCACCGCCACCCTGTTCCAGGAGAACGGCGTCCCGATCCCCTTCGACCAGGGGCAGACCAGCGGCCGCTCCGTCGGGGTCCCCGGCACCCCCGCGACCTGGAAGAGCGCCCTCGACGCCTGGGGCACCCGGCCGCTGGGGCAGCTCCTGCGGCCCGCCGAGAAGCTGGCGCGGGACGGCTTCACCGTGGACGCCACCTTCCGGGCCCAGACCGAGCTCAACCAGGACCGGTTCAAGGACTTCCCCGACACCCGCAAACTGTTCCTGCCCGGCGGCCGGTTGCCGGTCGTGGGCTCCACCTTCAAGAACCCCGACCTGGCCGCCACCTACGCCGAACTCGCCCGCAAGGGCACCGGCGCCCTGTACCGCGGCCCGCTCGCGCAGGACATCGTCCGGGCCGTCCGCACGCCTCCCGTCGACCCGGCCGCCACCCGTGTCGTCCGCTCCGGAGACCTGACCACCGCCGACCTGAGCGCCTACGCCACCAAACGGCAGGCCCCCACCCAGGTGGGCTACCGGGGCCTGGACGTCTACAGCATGGCGCCCTCCTCCTCCGGCGGCACCACGGTCGGCGAGGCGCTGAACATCCTGGAGGGCACCGACCTGTCGAAGCTCTCCGAGGCGCAGTACCTGCACCGCTACATCGAGGCCTCCCGGATCTCCTTCGCCGACCGGGGCCGCTGGGTCGGCGACCCGGCCGCCGAGCAGGTCCCGACCCGCGAGCTGCTCTCACAGCGGTACGCGGACACCCGCGCCTGCCTCATCAGGCCGGACCGCGCCCTGACCAGCCCGCTCGCCCCCGGCGACCCCTGGCACCCGGCCCCCTGCGCCACCACCGGCCAGGTGGCCCCGACCACCTACGAGGGGGAGAACACCACCCACCTGACGGTCGCCGACCGCTGGGGCAACGTGGTCTCCTACACCCTGACCATCGAGTCCACCGGCGGCAGCGCCATCACCGTCCCGGGGCGGGGCTTCCTGCTCAACAACGAGCTGACCGACTTCTCCTTCGCCCCGGCCGCCCCCGGTGTGCCCGACCCGAACCTGCCGGGGCCGGGCAAGCGCCCGCGCTCCTCGATGTCCCCGACGATCGTCCTCAGGGACGGCCGGCCGGTCCTGGCGGTGGGTTCGCCGGGCGGGGCCACCATCATCACCACCGTCCTGCAGACCCTGCTGGGCCGCCTGGACCGGGGCCTGCCGCTGGTCGACGCCATCGCCGCCCCGCGCGCCAGCCAGCGCAACCAGACCACCACCGAACTGGAACCCGGGCTCTGGAACAGCCCCGTGCGCACCGAGCTGGAAGCCCTCGGCCAGGGCTTCCGCCAGAACCCCGAGATCGGCGCGGCCACCGGTGTCGAGCGCCTGCCGGACGGCCGGTGGCTGGCCGCGGCCGAGACCACCCGGCGCGGCGGCGGCTCGGCGATGGTCGTCCACCCCTACGGGAAGCCGGCGGGCGGGCCTACGGGGCGGTGA